In Archangium lipolyticum, a single window of DNA contains:
- a CDS encoding SDR family oxidoreductase, whose translation MGASSGLGYAIAEQLVKEGARVAICSRSEERIREAAKRMGASLGVAADTTKPGATKALVEKVVGELGGVDVLVVNTGGPPKGSIEKISAEQWQEGFQSLWMSVVEGLQATLPGMKERHWGRIILVTSVAAREAMPQLTISNGLRAGLMGLVKTVSNEVAEHGVTINGVQPGYHATERLKELGVPEDKITSAIPARRLGKPEELGALVTFLASEQAGYITGQSIAIDGGWMRGF comes from the coding sequence ATGGGAGCCTCCAGCGGGCTGGGGTACGCCATCGCCGAGCAGCTGGTGAAGGAAGGGGCGAGGGTGGCCATCTGCTCGCGCAGCGAGGAGCGGATCCGCGAGGCGGCGAAGCGGATGGGCGCCTCGCTGGGGGTGGCGGCGGACACGACGAAGCCGGGCGCGACGAAGGCGCTGGTGGAGAAGGTGGTGGGGGAGCTGGGGGGCGTGGACGTGCTCGTGGTGAACACGGGCGGGCCGCCGAAGGGGAGCATCGAGAAGATTTCAGCCGAGCAGTGGCAGGAGGGCTTCCAGAGCCTGTGGATGAGCGTGGTGGAGGGGCTGCAGGCGACGCTGCCGGGGATGAAGGAGAGACACTGGGGACGAATCATCCTGGTGACATCGGTGGCGGCGCGCGAGGCGATGCCGCAGTTGACGATCTCCAACGGCTTGCGAGCGGGGTTGATGGGACTGGTGAAGACCGTCAGTAACGAGGTGGCGGAGCACGGCGTCACCATCAACGGGGTGCAGCCGGGCTACCATGCGACGGAGCGCCTCAAGGAGCTGGGAGTCCCCGAGGACAAGATCACCTCGGCGATTCCGGCGCGCCGGCTGGGCAAGCCGGAGGAGCTGGGAGCGCTGGTGACGTTCCTGGCATCGGAGCAGGCGGGCTACATCACAGGCCAGTCGATCGCGATCGACGGAGGCTGGATGCGAGGCTTCTGA
- a CDS encoding alpha/beta hydrolase produces MSHPWMLETPAPPADARIPYGTDPHQFGDLRLPRGQGPHPVVVVVHGGFWRARYDLEHVGHLCAALTQRGQATWSLEYRRVGHPGGGWTGTFEDVAQGMDFLRTLADRYPLDLGRVVTLGHSAGGHLALWLAGRGRLEPGQPLHTGKPFVPRGAVSLAGVVDLERAHALNLGDGIVEAFLGGTPAQVPERYALASPASLLPLGVRQVLVHGEEDSTVPLTLSTEYHARATKLGDSVRLVSLPGAEHFEVIDPRAKEWSRVVEAVDSLM; encoded by the coding sequence ATGAGCCACCCCTGGATGCTCGAGACGCCCGCGCCGCCCGCCGACGCACGGATTCCCTATGGCACCGACCCCCACCAGTTCGGGGACCTGCGCCTGCCTCGCGGCCAGGGCCCCCATCCGGTCGTCGTCGTGGTGCATGGCGGCTTCTGGCGCGCTCGGTATGACCTCGAGCATGTGGGACACCTGTGCGCGGCTCTCACTCAACGGGGCCAGGCCACCTGGAGCCTCGAGTACCGGCGCGTCGGCCACCCCGGCGGCGGCTGGACCGGCACCTTCGAGGATGTCGCGCAGGGGATGGATTTCCTCCGCACCCTGGCGGACCGCTACCCGTTGGACCTCGGGCGCGTGGTCACCCTGGGGCACTCGGCCGGAGGGCACCTGGCCCTCTGGCTCGCGGGCCGTGGGCGGTTGGAGCCCGGGCAGCCGCTGCACACCGGGAAGCCCTTCGTTCCGCGAGGCGCCGTGTCACTCGCGGGTGTGGTGGATCTGGAGCGCGCTCACGCGCTGAACCTCGGGGATGGGATTGTCGAGGCATTCCTCGGGGGCACGCCCGCGCAGGTGCCTGAACGCTATGCGCTCGCGTCTCCCGCCTCGCTCCTGCCCCTCGGCGTGAGGCAGGTCCTGGTGCATGGGGAAGAGGACTCCACCGTCCCGCTCACCCTGAGTACCGAGTACCACGCTCGCGCCACGAAGCTCGGGGATAGTGTACGGCTCGTGAGCCTGCCGGGCGCCGAGCACTTCGAGGTCATCGACCCGCGTGCGAAGGAGTGGTCACGGGTCGTCGAGGCGGTGGATTCACTGATGTGA
- a CDS encoding glucose-6-phosphate isomerase: protein MTERQLWERYKKYLCGVEKVGLTLDVSRMSFADDFIERMRGPMEKAFDAMETLEKGAIANPDEKRMVGHYWLRAPERAPEAGLGKEIQDTVAAVRGFADDVHAGRVKPPKADRFTRVLLVGIGGSALGPQLVADALGTAADRMQVFFFDNTDPDGMDRVLAQLGDRLSETLTVVISKSGGTKETRNGMVEAERAYQQKGLDFGKHAVAVTGGGSELDRYAKKGGWLRAFPMWDWVGGRTSVLSAVGLLPARLQGLDIDGMLAGARDMDEATRQRDPLRNPAALMALMWFHAGNGRGQKDMVILPYKDRLMLMSRYLQQLVMESLGKEKDLDGKVVNQGIAVYGNKGSTDQHAYVQQLREGVNNFFVTFLEVLKDRGGTSMQVEPDITSGDYLLGFFLGTRRALFEKGRESMTLTVPDVSARTVGALIALYERAVGFYATLVNINAYHQPGVEAGKKAAGVVLELQGKALAKLRGDKTKGYTAEDLAVAVGAADEVETVFKVLEHLSANPDHGVKREPGATRFDARFRAS from the coding sequence ATGACCGAGCGCCAACTGTGGGAGCGCTACAAGAAGTACCTGTGCGGGGTGGAGAAGGTCGGGCTGACGCTCGACGTGTCGCGGATGAGCTTCGCCGACGATTTCATCGAGCGGATGCGCGGCCCCATGGAGAAGGCCTTCGATGCGATGGAGACCCTGGAGAAGGGAGCCATCGCGAATCCGGACGAGAAGCGGATGGTGGGGCACTACTGGCTGCGCGCTCCCGAGCGAGCTCCGGAGGCGGGCCTCGGGAAGGAGATTCAAGACACGGTGGCGGCCGTTCGCGGCTTCGCGGATGACGTGCACGCCGGCCGGGTGAAGCCTCCGAAGGCGGACCGCTTCACGCGGGTGCTGCTCGTGGGAATCGGTGGCTCGGCGCTGGGGCCGCAGCTGGTGGCGGACGCGCTCGGCACGGCGGCGGACCGGATGCAGGTGTTCTTCTTCGACAACACGGACCCGGACGGGATGGACCGGGTGCTGGCGCAGCTCGGGGACAGGCTCTCCGAGACGCTCACCGTGGTCATCAGCAAGTCGGGCGGTACGAAGGAGACGCGCAACGGCATGGTGGAGGCCGAGCGCGCGTACCAGCAGAAGGGGTTGGACTTCGGCAAGCACGCGGTGGCGGTGACGGGCGGGGGCAGCGAGCTGGACCGCTACGCGAAGAAGGGCGGCTGGCTGCGGGCGTTCCCCATGTGGGACTGGGTTGGAGGACGCACCTCGGTGCTGTCGGCGGTGGGCCTGCTGCCGGCGAGGCTCCAGGGGCTGGACATCGACGGGATGCTGGCGGGCGCGCGTGACATGGACGAGGCGACGCGCCAGCGCGACCCGCTGCGCAACCCGGCCGCGCTGATGGCGCTCATGTGGTTCCACGCGGGCAACGGGCGTGGCCAGAAGGACATGGTCATCCTTCCGTACAAGGACCGGCTGATGCTGATGTCCAGGTACCTCCAGCAGCTGGTGATGGAGTCACTGGGCAAGGAGAAGGACCTGGACGGCAAGGTGGTGAACCAGGGTATCGCCGTGTACGGCAACAAGGGCTCCACGGACCAGCATGCCTACGTGCAGCAGCTGCGCGAGGGCGTGAACAACTTCTTCGTCACCTTCCTGGAGGTGTTGAAGGACCGCGGGGGCACGTCGATGCAGGTGGAGCCGGACATCACGAGCGGGGACTACCTGCTGGGCTTCTTCCTGGGGACGCGGCGGGCGCTGTTCGAGAAGGGCCGCGAGTCGATGACGCTCACGGTGCCGGACGTGAGCGCGCGGACGGTGGGGGCGCTGATCGCCCTGTACGAGCGGGCAGTAGGCTTCTACGCGACACTGGTGAACATCAACGCGTACCACCAGCCGGGAGTGGAGGCGGGGAAGAAGGCGGCGGGCGTGGTGCTGGAGCTGCAGGGCAAGGCGCTGGCGAAGCTGCGCGGGGACAAGACGAAGGGCTACACCGCCGAGGATCTCGCGGTGGCGGTGGGGGCAGCGGACGAGGTGGAGACGGTGTTCAAGGTGCTGGAGCACCTGTCTGCGAACCCGGACCACGGCGTGAAGCGCGAGCCGGGAGCCACACGGTTCGACGCACGCTTCCGCGCGAGCTGA
- a CDS encoding response regulator, which yields MNHTVLLVEDSNTIRHIIKIYLMKLKLGFLDASGGEQGLQLLETNPVHLIIADVNMPGGMDGLEFVRRVRASEREQVRKVPIVLLTGGKAPDLETRARQAGASEFVRKPVSIEDLATVVRRHLPLSEDASLVA from the coding sequence GTGAATCACACCGTGCTGCTCGTGGAAGACAGCAACACCATCCGGCACATCATCAAGATCTACTTGATGAAGCTGAAACTGGGATTCCTTGACGCGAGTGGGGGCGAGCAGGGGCTCCAGCTGCTGGAGACGAACCCGGTGCATCTCATCATCGCGGACGTGAACATGCCGGGCGGGATGGATGGCTTGGAGTTCGTGCGCCGGGTCCGCGCGAGTGAGCGGGAGCAGGTGCGCAAGGTGCCCATCGTGCTGCTCACGGGAGGCAAGGCGCCGGACCTCGAGACGAGGGCGCGCCAGGCCGGAGCCTCCGAGTTCGTGCGCAAACCCGTCTCCATCGAGGATCTCGCGACGGTGGTGCGGCGGCATCTCCCGCTTTCAGAGGATGCGAGTCTCGTCGCCTGA
- a CDS encoding response regulator has protein sequence MKRSVLIVDDSDTIRHIIKVYLMKLKLGFLDADRADRGLRLLGSSPVDLIIADFNMPGMNGLDFVRQVRADERPEVCHLPIVLLTGGKAPDLDLRAVQAGASEFVRKPISSAALTAVVRRHLRMPEEVDHLVA, from the coding sequence ATGAAGCGCAGCGTTCTGATCGTGGATGACAGCGATACCATCCGGCACATCATCAAGGTGTATTTGATGAAGTTGAAGCTGGGGTTTCTGGATGCGGATCGAGCGGATAGGGGATTGCGGCTGCTGGGCTCGAGCCCCGTGGATCTCATCATCGCGGACTTCAACATGCCGGGGATGAACGGCCTGGACTTCGTGCGCCAGGTGCGCGCGGACGAGCGGCCCGAGGTGTGCCACCTGCCCATCGTGCTGCTCACCGGGGGCAAGGCGCCGGATCTCGATCTGCGGGCGGTGCAGGCCGGTGCCTCCGAGTTCGTGCGCAAGCCCATCTCCAGCGCCGCGCTCACGGCCGTGGTGCGCAGGCATCTCCGGATGCCCGAGGAGGTGGACCACCTCGTGGCCTGA